A genomic stretch from Roseiconus lacunae includes:
- a CDS encoding PEP-CTERM sorting domain-containing protein (PEP-CTERM proteins occur, often in large numbers, in the proteomes of bacteria that also encode an exosortase, a predicted intramembrane cysteine proteinase. The presence of a PEP-CTERM domain at a protein's C-terminus predicts cleavage within the sorting domain, followed by covalent anchoring to some some component of the (usually Gram-negative) cell surface. Many PEP-CTERM proteins exhibit an unusual sequence composition that includes large numbers of potential glycosylation sites. Expression of one such protein has been shown restore the ability of a bacterium to form floc, a type of biofilm.): MKKHLTLIIVALTCLNAATAIAQQNGPYSGISGVTDGAIDNPIARSELSVFESRVVDYSPAPGVGDRLVSPTTGFASLGDLYSPIARPDGLTGFDKRYQPDVGSEPSSFHAGSVTDPYAGNVFDNSDTYGFIGIDMPGTITLGFDKAIANGDGADFAVFENGFGLGGNTSLFAELAFVEVSSNGSDFLRFPSISLNTAPTAGAGTFQGFDMSNVYNLAGKHANNWGTPFDLDELSTDALVLSGVLDLNNINYVRLVDVVGSGELVDESGNSIAGISRDSQGNAIIDNWVTFDSGGFDYVGLPTGAVGVINVSAVPEPSALAALGGLSFGMMLRRRRRNRA, from the coding sequence GTGAAAAAGCACCTCACCTTAATCATTGTCGCATTGACTTGCTTGAATGCCGCAACTGCGATCGCGCAACAGAACGGCCCTTACTCAGGAATTTCCGGGGTGACCGACGGAGCGATCGACAACCCGATCGCGAGAAGCGAGCTGTCCGTTTTTGAGTCTCGTGTGGTCGACTACTCACCAGCCCCCGGCGTTGGTGATCGGCTGGTTTCTCCGACAACCGGTTTTGCTTCCCTCGGTGATCTGTACAGCCCGATCGCTCGCCCGGATGGTCTTACCGGCTTTGACAAACGTTACCAACCGGACGTCGGTAGCGAACCGAGCAGCTTCCATGCCGGGTCCGTGACGGACCCTTACGCCGGCAACGTCTTTGACAACTCGGACACCTACGGATTCATCGGGATCGATATGCCGGGCACGATCACGCTTGGCTTTGACAAGGCGATCGCGAACGGTGACGGCGCGGACTTTGCCGTGTTCGAGAACGGATTTGGTTTAGGTGGAAACACCTCGCTGTTCGCCGAGCTCGCGTTCGTCGAAGTTTCTAGCAATGGCAGTGACTTCCTGCGTTTCCCGTCGATCTCACTGAACACGGCCCCCACCGCGGGCGCCGGGACGTTCCAGGGCTTTGACATGTCCAACGTCTACAACCTTGCCGGCAAACATGCCAACAACTGGGGCACGCCATTTGATTTGGATGAACTAAGCACTGACGCCTTGGTGCTTAGCGGTGTTCTTGATCTAAACAACATCAATTATGTCCGCCTGGTCGATGTCGTCGGCAGTGGCGAGTTGGTCGATGAAAGCGGAAACAGCATTGCGGGTATCTCTCGCGATTCGCAGGGCAACGCGATCATAGACAACTGGGTCACGTTTGATTCCGGTGGCTTTGACTACGTCGGCCTGCCAACCGGTGCGGTGGGCGTCATTAATGTCAGTGCGGTTCCCGAACCGTCGGCGCTGGCAGCCCTCGGCGGACTATCGTTCGGAATGATGCTTCGCCGTCGACGTCGAAACCGCGCATGA
- a CDS encoding chemotaxis protein CheB: protein MRIPDRNDDGPRRHDIFCIAASMGGIEAISELLRQIPAEFPGAIFVTQHTSSTSRRIYLAEIFGRHANLPCHLASDGEPFRKGSVYVAVPDHHLLIERDCIRTAIGPKENYARPAADPMFRSAAVHHGGAAVGVVLTGMLDDGSAGLEAIKQCGGKALAQHPETAIAPDMPSNAIRYCDVDGVLPLDGIATAMSLLAESSAGDSVPPSQTLLTELAFAQSVESNIPAEQRIGQLSPYMCPDCSGQMWQVDQTSLRRFRCHVGHAHTIKSLVEYHSDAAERMGWSMLRTLREKERMIRQLADEEDQKGNTDVAAIYRQQAEAVGQQAALISNAIKLAPESNVPQGSTRSSGIENGLAALQSNLASE, encoded by the coding sequence GTGCGCATTCCCGACAGAAACGATGATGGACCCCGCCGGCACGATATCTTCTGCATCGCAGCGTCGATGGGCGGGATTGAAGCGATCTCCGAGCTTTTGCGTCAGATTCCCGCCGAGTTTCCGGGGGCGATTTTCGTCACCCAGCACACCTCTTCGACCAGTCGCCGTATTTACCTTGCCGAAATCTTCGGTCGCCATGCCAACTTGCCCTGCCATCTTGCGAGCGACGGTGAACCATTTCGCAAAGGAAGCGTGTACGTCGCGGTCCCCGACCATCACTTGTTGATTGAACGAGATTGTATTCGGACCGCGATCGGCCCCAAGGAGAATTATGCCCGTCCCGCTGCCGATCCAATGTTTCGTTCGGCCGCCGTTCATCATGGAGGAGCTGCGGTCGGAGTTGTGCTCACCGGAATGTTGGATGACGGATCGGCCGGGTTAGAGGCGATCAAGCAATGTGGTGGCAAGGCGCTCGCCCAGCATCCCGAAACGGCCATCGCACCTGACATGCCAAGCAATGCGATCCGCTACTGCGATGTCGATGGCGTGTTGCCGCTTGACGGGATCGCAACGGCGATGTCTTTGCTTGCCGAATCCTCCGCCGGAGATTCAGTCCCGCCTAGCCAAACGTTGCTCACCGAACTGGCCTTTGCTCAATCAGTCGAAAGCAATATTCCTGCCGAGCAACGCATCGGTCAACTCTCGCCCTATATGTGTCCCGATTGCAGTGGCCAGATGTGGCAGGTAGATCAAACCTCGTTGCGCCGTTTTCGATGTCACGTCGGACATGCTCACACGATTAAGTCACTTGTTGAGTATCACAGCGACGCCGCCGAGCGGATGGGATGGTCGATGTTACGAACCTTACGAGAGAAAGAACGAATGATTCGTCAGCTTGCCGATGAAGAAGATCAGAAGGGAAACACTGACGTTGCCGCGATTTATCGCCAGCAGGCCGAAGCTGTCGGGCAGCAAGCAGCGTTGATTTCCAACGCGATTAAGCTCGCACCCGAGAGCAACGTTCCTCAAGGCAGCACAAGGAGTAGTGGGATCGAAAACGGGCTCGCTGCCCTGCAGAGCAATCTCGCCAGCGAATAA
- a CDS encoding glutathione peroxidase: MRLILSAMIAFGALTTMASAEKKSDHECALDFEMKNIDGKVVDLEDFEGKVVLIVNTASECGLTPQFAGLESLYQKYKDKGFVVLGFPCNQFGGQDPGSNAEIKQYCTSNYSVSFPMFSKVEVNDDGACDLYKYLTSKETKPKGAGSVSWNFEKFLVDRDGQLIARFAPPTKPDAKELVSAIEAEL, from the coding sequence ATGCGTTTGATCCTTTCCGCGATGATTGCCTTTGGAGCTTTGACCACGATGGCGTCTGCCGAGAAAAAGAGCGACCACGAATGTGCGTTGGATTTTGAAATGAAAAATATCGACGGCAAGGTTGTCGATCTAGAAGACTTTGAAGGCAAGGTTGTGCTGATCGTCAACACGGCCAGCGAGTGTGGGCTGACACCCCAGTTCGCCGGGCTCGAATCGCTTTATCAGAAGTACAAAGACAAAGGATTCGTTGTCCTTGGCTTTCCATGCAATCAGTTTGGCGGCCAAGACCCGGGTAGTAACGCCGAGATCAAACAGTACTGCACGTCAAACTACAGCGTCTCGTTCCCGATGTTCAGCAAGGTCGAGGTCAACGATGACGGCGCTTGCGATCTTTACAAGTATCTGACGAGCAAAGAGACCAAGCCCAAGGGAGCCGGGTCGGTAAGCTGGAACTTTGAAAAGTTTCTGGTCGACCGCGATGGCCAATTGATTGCCCGTTTCGCACCACCGACCAAGCCAGACGCGAAGGAATTGGTCAGCGCCATTGAAGCAGAACTATAG
- a CDS encoding MFS transporter encodes MEQARGKLMLASFLTLVASGIGFATRTAAGGPWEREFDLGQVQFGAILGAGFLGFGLMIFFGGILVEKFGYKKLLALAFVLHLVSAVMLFAANPLFDGWRESDPENATANVYSVLFWSAFLFSLCQGLYEAVINPLIAQIYPENKTHYLNILHAGWPAGMIIGGLFAAGFIGENAWFVEIPWQWALSSFAIVVIIYGVLILPEKLPETVGESSGSFGTVFSCFTSIPFLVLIVLHALIGYMELGVDAWMTKLMENLLPNSVLILVYTSLLMFVLRFFAGPIVHKVNPIGLLFGSSIIACLGLLWLGSPIQSVAMIFVAATFYSLGKAFLWPTMLGVAGERYPQSGSVAMGALGAAGMLCVGQIAGPRIGTQQGYEMSERLQQAAPETFERYADADPISSWGLEYRPVNAAKLNAANNTEVVEGESVDTAAISNAQLIPDEDKPALVSNAATDIPAVKEANLYGGRRALTLTSYVPGMMAIGFLGLLIYFRSIGGYKVITLDGGSKDHEDTDDALEQPVPSEY; translated from the coding sequence ATGGAACAAGCACGTGGAAAATTGATGCTTGCCAGCTTTTTGACGCTGGTAGCCTCTGGAATTGGTTTTGCAACGCGAACCGCAGCCGGGGGCCCATGGGAGCGAGAATTCGATTTGGGACAAGTCCAGTTCGGTGCCATTCTTGGCGCAGGGTTTTTAGGCTTCGGTCTAATGATCTTCTTCGGCGGGATTCTGGTCGAGAAGTTCGGCTATAAGAAACTGCTGGCACTCGCATTCGTTCTGCACCTAGTCAGTGCGGTGATGTTGTTCGCCGCTAACCCGTTGTTCGATGGATGGCGCGAATCGGATCCCGAAAACGCGACGGCGAACGTTTATAGCGTTTTGTTTTGGAGTGCGTTCTTATTTTCGCTTTGTCAGGGGCTTTACGAAGCGGTCATCAACCCACTGATTGCCCAGATTTATCCGGAGAACAAGACGCACTACTTGAACATTTTGCACGCCGGTTGGCCGGCCGGGATGATCATCGGCGGTTTGTTCGCGGCTGGCTTCATTGGCGAGAATGCGTGGTTCGTGGAAATTCCGTGGCAGTGGGCGCTGTCTAGCTTCGCGATCGTCGTGATCATCTACGGCGTGTTGATTCTGCCTGAGAAACTTCCCGAGACCGTGGGTGAGTCCTCCGGCAGCTTCGGAACGGTTTTCTCTTGTTTCACCTCGATTCCATTCCTGGTCTTGATCGTCTTGCACGCATTGATCGGCTACATGGAACTGGGCGTCGACGCATGGATGACCAAGTTGATGGAGAACCTACTTCCCAACTCTGTTTTGATTCTCGTCTACACGTCGCTGTTGATGTTCGTGCTGCGATTCTTCGCCGGGCCGATCGTTCACAAGGTCAACCCGATTGGGTTGTTGTTCGGTAGCTCGATCATCGCTTGCTTGGGACTGCTGTGGTTGGGGTCGCCGATTCAAAGCGTCGCGATGATCTTCGTAGCCGCGACGTTCTACTCGCTCGGAAAAGCATTCTTGTGGCCGACGATGTTGGGGGTTGCCGGCGAACGGTATCCACAAAGTGGTTCGGTGGCGATGGGTGCCTTAGGCGCAGCCGGGATGCTTTGTGTCGGGCAAATTGCCGGGCCTCGCATCGGAACCCAGCAAGGCTATGAAATGAGCGAGCGTTTGCAACAGGCCGCCCCCGAAACGTTCGAGCGTTACGCCGATGCGGATCCGATCAGTTCTTGGGGGCTTGAATATCGCCCCGTCAATGCCGCAAAGCTCAACGCCGCCAACAACACCGAAGTCGTCGAGGGCGAATCGGTCGATACCGCCGCGATCAGCAATGCACAACTGATTCCCGATGAAGACAAGCCAGCATTGGTTTCCAATGCCGCGACGGATATCCCCGCGGTCAAAGAGGCCAACTTGTACGGTGGGCGTCGAGCTTTGACGTTGACCAGTTACGTCCCGGGGATGATGGCGATCGGTTTCCTCGGCTTGCTGATCTACTTCCGTTCCATCGGCGGCTACAAAGTCATCACCCTTGACGGTGGCTCAAAGGACCACGAAGACACCGATGACGCGTTGGAGCAACCGGTGCCGAGTGAATACTAA
- the aspS gene encoding aspartate--tRNA ligase, whose product MLRTHTCGELRKEHVGTEVTLCGWVENRRDHGGAVFIDLRDRYGLTQVVIGPPEADAAQIDAAGHVPAESVILVRGKVAERLVGKTNEKLATGEIEVRCPELKVLNTCQTPPFTPSQADLPGEDLRLKYRFLDLRRPEMQRAMVLRSQIVKTMRDYFAEHNFIDVETPILGRSTPEGARDYLVPSRVHPGDFYALPQSPQLYKQILMVAGFDRYVQVAKCFRDEDLRADRQPEFTQLDLEMSFVDSDDIMGLIDGLVAKTAKEILGKDVTLPLPRMTYEEAMRRFGHDAPDLRFGMEIIDVTSVAQKTEFRVFRAVADSGNFVRGLRAVGAAEKYSRRQIDELTEFVKDFGAKGLAWFRVEEDGSLWSPIAKNFEQDHLAEIKSLMEGEPGDLLLFLADSWEVTCKGLNALRKRLGAELELYKPGDLHCSWVTEFPMFERDEETGRWVAMHHPFTAPLESDFDKLESDPKECRAQAYDLVINGSEAGGGTIRIHDQAIQSKVFELMDIDEATAEDRFGFLLNALRFGAPPHGGIALGIDRWVMLFAGLENIREVIAFPKTQKASDLMTEAPGQVDTTQLTELHLRTLAKKAD is encoded by the coding sequence GTGCTGCGAACACACACCTGCGGCGAACTGCGCAAAGAACACGTCGGAACCGAAGTAACCCTGTGCGGCTGGGTCGAGAATCGACGCGATCATGGCGGTGCCGTCTTCATCGACCTGCGAGACCGATACGGGTTGACCCAAGTTGTGATCGGCCCCCCCGAAGCCGACGCCGCTCAGATCGATGCCGCCGGCCACGTCCCGGCCGAGAGCGTGATCTTGGTGCGCGGCAAAGTCGCCGAGCGTTTGGTCGGCAAAACCAATGAAAAGCTGGCGACCGGCGAAATCGAGGTCCGTTGTCCAGAACTCAAGGTGCTCAATACCTGCCAAACGCCTCCATTTACCCCAAGTCAAGCAGACTTGCCGGGCGAAGATTTGCGTTTGAAGTATCGTTTCTTGGACCTTCGTCGTCCTGAAATGCAGCGTGCGATGGTCCTTCGTAGTCAGATCGTCAAGACGATGCGTGACTACTTTGCCGAGCACAACTTCATCGATGTCGAAACTCCGATCCTGGGACGAAGTACTCCCGAGGGCGCTCGCGACTATTTGGTTCCCAGTCGAGTTCACCCAGGCGATTTCTATGCGTTGCCCCAGTCGCCACAGCTCTACAAACAAATTTTGATGGTCGCCGGTTTCGACCGCTATGTGCAAGTTGCCAAGTGTTTTCGGGACGAAGACCTCCGCGCCGATCGGCAGCCCGAGTTCACGCAGTTGGACTTGGAAATGTCCTTCGTCGACTCCGACGACATCATGGGCTTGATCGATGGCTTGGTCGCCAAGACAGCCAAGGAGATTTTGGGGAAAGACGTCACGCTTCCGTTACCACGGATGACTTACGAAGAAGCGATGCGCCGATTCGGTCACGACGCCCCCGACTTGCGATTCGGAATGGAGATCATCGACGTCACCTCCGTTGCTCAGAAAACCGAATTCCGTGTCTTTCGCGCCGTCGCCGACTCGGGCAACTTCGTGCGAGGCTTGCGTGCCGTCGGCGCCGCAGAAAAATACTCGCGTCGACAGATCGATGAACTCACCGAGTTTGTCAAAGACTTTGGCGCCAAAGGCTTGGCATGGTTCCGAGTCGAAGAAGATGGGTCGTTATGGAGCCCGATCGCGAAGAATTTTGAACAAGATCATCTCGCTGAGATCAAGTCATTGATGGAAGGCGAACCCGGTGACTTGCTATTGTTCTTGGCCGATTCATGGGAAGTGACATGCAAAGGGCTCAACGCGCTGCGTAAACGTCTCGGTGCCGAACTCGAACTCTACAAACCAGGCGACTTGCACTGCAGTTGGGTGACCGAGTTCCCGATGTTCGAACGCGACGAAGAAACCGGACGTTGGGTCGCGATGCACCACCCCTTCACCGCTCCGTTGGAGTCCGACTTCGATAAGCTCGAAAGCGATCCAAAAGAGTGCCGTGCTCAGGCGTATGATTTGGTGATTAATGGCAGCGAAGCCGGAGGCGGAACGATTCGGATTCATGACCAAGCGATTCAGTCAAAAGTCTTTGAGCTGATGGACATTGACGAAGCGACCGCCGAAGATCGCTTCGGATTCCTGCTCAACGCGTTGCGATTTGGCGCCCCGCCGCACGGTGGGATCGCTTTGGGGATTGACCGTTGGGTGATGTTGTTCGCCGGGCTTGAGAACATTCGCGAAGTCATCGCGTTTCCGAAAACGCAAAAGGCGTCCGACTTGATGACCGAAGCTCCCGGCCAAGTCGACACCACGCAACTCACCGAATTGCACCTGCGAACCCTGGCCAAAAAAGCCGACTGA
- a CDS encoding HTTM domain-containing protein: MSTRETVESQSGHGSYRESLAKGWEVWERFWFTPRPPHLLCAMRIAAGAMLFYCHLVLAGSLLEFLGPEAWINNEMARQLHDGAFGTHDWARSYLWHLESPTVLAVHHGFTMLVMAAMTLGLATRVVVPLALFLQLMYLHRLTGALFGLDQIVTYVTLYLAVAPCGARYSIDSIVRKRFAGRFDASPRLRWWVPDATPSVAANISTRLLQLHLCVIYLFGGMSKARGETWWNGLAVWYAVSNYEYQSINMTWLSRYPAVISALSNITMFWEVFYCALVWPKITRPFVILIAFMVHGGIALFLGMMTFGSMMIVANCIFLPPTWFLTRDELLDIEDVDDEFEVDDQLADDEALVASESELDRQLRDPGLSADERSRLRKKKEKIREAAERINRRYKALKKREAKYEARVRKLRQREAKIKDLVEKRRAKKRDAPDSDDSDRPA; encoded by the coding sequence ATGAGCACGCGCGAAACGGTCGAATCGCAATCTGGGCACGGTTCTTATCGTGAATCGTTAGCCAAGGGATGGGAAGTCTGGGAACGATTCTGGTTCACGCCTCGTCCTCCCCACCTGCTTTGCGCTATGCGGATCGCAGCCGGGGCGATGCTGTTCTATTGCCATCTCGTACTTGCCGGCAGCCTGCTCGAGTTCCTTGGCCCGGAAGCTTGGATCAACAACGAGATGGCGCGTCAGTTGCATGACGGAGCGTTTGGGACGCACGATTGGGCGCGCAGTTACCTGTGGCATCTTGAAAGCCCGACAGTATTAGCCGTCCATCATGGTTTCACGATGTTGGTGATGGCCGCGATGACGCTAGGATTGGCAACCCGAGTCGTCGTCCCCTTGGCGTTGTTTTTGCAGTTGATGTACTTGCATCGTTTGACCGGAGCGCTCTTCGGGCTCGACCAAATTGTGACCTACGTCACGTTGTATTTGGCGGTGGCTCCTTGCGGTGCCCGTTATTCGATCGATTCCATCGTAAGGAAACGGTTTGCCGGACGATTCGACGCGTCACCTCGGTTGCGGTGGTGGGTTCCCGATGCAACGCCCAGTGTGGCAGCAAACATCAGCACGCGACTACTGCAATTGCATTTATGTGTGATCTACTTATTCGGCGGGATGTCGAAAGCCCGTGGTGAAACTTGGTGGAACGGGCTCGCCGTTTGGTACGCCGTTTCCAACTACGAATACCAGTCGATTAACATGACATGGTTGTCGCGTTATCCCGCAGTGATCTCGGCCCTTTCGAACATCACGATGTTTTGGGAGGTGTTTTATTGCGCCTTGGTCTGGCCCAAGATCACACGTCCCTTCGTGATTTTAATCGCATTCATGGTTCATGGCGGAATCGCGTTGTTCCTTGGCATGATGACATTCGGATCAATGATGATCGTCGCCAATTGCATCTTTTTACCGCCAACCTGGTTCCTGACACGCGACGAATTGCTAGACATAGAAGACGTTGACGACGAGTTCGAAGTCGACGATCAACTGGCAGACGACGAAGCATTGGTGGCTTCCGAAAGCGAGCTCGATCGTCAATTGCGTGACCCCGGCCTATCTGCCGATGAGCGGTCTAGGTTGAGGAAGAAAAAGGAGAAGATTCGCGAAGCTGCCGAGCGTATCAATCGCCGTTATAAGGCATTGAAAAAACGCGAAGCTAAGTACGAAGCACGCGTCAGAAAACTGCGTCAGCGAGAGGCCAAGATTAAGGATCTTGTCGAAAAACGACGCGCAAAAAAACGCGACGCGCCGGATTCCGATGACAGCGATCGGCCCGCTTGA
- a CDS encoding sulfatase family protein has protein sequence MSRIVPLGSVAVFCLVSLVGFAADANAQESRRPNILFAIADDWSYGHASAYGCSWVETPSFDRIAREGLLFNNAYTPNAKCAPSRAIILTGRYSWQLEQAGNHMCYFPAKFGGFVERLAADGYRAGYTGKGWGPGIANDANGNRREITGKAYSKRKAKPPAKMISNNDYAGNFGDFLGDVPEGKPWVFWYGTTEPHRGYEYGAGVRLGKKTSDIDRVPSYWPDNETVRNDMLDYAIEVEHYDNHLGKILRQLEQAGQLDQTLIVATSDHGMPFPRAKGQAYDESNHIPLAVRWPAAIKHPGRVVDDFVDFAGLAPTFLRAAKIETAGPIMQPTSGKDFFDIFAASGPVEGRDHVLVGKERHDIGRPDQGGYPIRGIRQGDWLYLRNFETDRWPGGNPETGYLNCDGGPTKTEVLELRRAGTASTFWRLCFGKRPQEELYHVGRDPDCVDNLVGNSDHSDRIAKMREQMQSELKAHGDPRMFGQGNVFDRYEYTSPATVDFYERYTAGEKLKAGWVSPTDFEPEPLD, from the coding sequence TTGAGTCGTATTGTCCCCCTTGGCAGCGTTGCCGTTTTTTGTCTCGTCTCACTCGTCGGCTTCGCCGCTGACGCCAACGCTCAGGAATCCCGCCGCCCAAACATTCTATTTGCCATCGCCGACGATTGGTCTTACGGTCACGCGAGTGCGTATGGCTGCTCGTGGGTAGAGACGCCAAGCTTTGATCGCATCGCGCGAGAAGGGTTGCTGTTTAACAATGCTTACACGCCGAATGCAAAGTGTGCTCCTTCACGAGCAATCATTCTGACCGGTCGCTATTCGTGGCAACTCGAACAGGCCGGTAACCACATGTGTTACTTTCCTGCAAAGTTCGGTGGGTTTGTCGAACGTTTGGCCGCCGATGGTTATCGGGCCGGATATACCGGAAAGGGGTGGGGACCCGGCATTGCCAACGACGCCAATGGCAACCGCCGCGAGATCACCGGAAAAGCGTATTCAAAACGCAAGGCAAAGCCGCCGGCAAAGATGATCTCCAATAACGATTACGCGGGCAACTTTGGTGACTTCCTGGGCGACGTTCCCGAAGGAAAACCATGGGTGTTCTGGTACGGGACCACCGAACCGCACCGTGGTTATGAATACGGCGCAGGCGTTCGACTTGGGAAAAAGACCAGTGACATCGATCGAGTGCCGAGTTACTGGCCTGACAATGAAACCGTTCGCAACGACATGCTTGACTACGCAATTGAGGTCGAGCACTACGACAATCACTTGGGCAAGATCCTTCGGCAGCTTGAACAGGCCGGGCAGCTCGATCAGACATTGATCGTTGCGACCAGTGACCACGGCATGCCCTTCCCACGCGCCAAGGGACAAGCGTATGACGAATCAAACCATATCCCGCTCGCGGTCCGATGGCCTGCTGCGATCAAGCATCCCGGTCGAGTCGTCGATGACTTCGTCGATTTCGCCGGACTCGCGCCCACGTTTTTGCGGGCCGCAAAAATCGAGACGGCGGGGCCGATTATGCAGCCAACCAGTGGCAAAGATTTCTTCGATATCTTTGCCGCATCCGGTCCCGTCGAAGGTCGCGATCATGTGCTCGTCGGCAAAGAGCGTCACGATATCGGGCGACCGGACCAAGGGGGCTATCCCATTCGAGGAATTCGCCAAGGCGATTGGCTGTATCTGAGAAACTTTGAAACCGATCGTTGGCCGGGCGGCAATCCAGAAACCGGATACCTCAATTGTGATGGCGGTCCGACCAAAACCGAAGTCCTCGAGCTTCGTCGTGCCGGAACCGCATCGACTTTTTGGCGTTTATGTTTTGGCAAACGTCCTCAAGAGGAACTTTACCACGTCGGCCGTGATCCCGATTGCGTCGATAACTTGGTCGGTAACTCAGATCACAGCGATCGGATCGCAAAAATGCGAGAGCAAATGCAATCCGAGCTAAAAGCTCATGGCGATCCGCGAATGTTTGGTCAGGGCAATGTCTTCGATCGTTACGAGTACACTTCACCGGCAACCGTTGACTTCTATGAGCGATACACCGCTGGCGAGAAACTCAAGGCCGGATGGGTTTCCCCCACCGACTTCGAACCCGAACCGTTGGACTAG
- a CDS encoding alpha/beta hydrolase, translated as MTKGRPKWKRRLIVIARGLFAGYVVILFSMVLLETRLLFPAAYREATPAAESLPTAWSYSAADGTTIVGQLIERPDAERTVLFFHGNGTYASRQIPWLEQLSVAWNANVVAAEYRSFVDDSITPSEANLVSDAISAFDATCDHFQIEPEQLIVFGRSLGGGCAAAVAQRRTLEKLVLDRTFDSAASVAASRYPFIPVRLLMRNSFDSAKRLREFQGTVIQIHGPIDRVVPYRHGRQLHEQLQSDDKHFITVDGLGHLDAMPDATLAETRGYLTLNEAALTTE; from the coding sequence ATGACCAAGGGACGGCCGAAATGGAAGCGACGTCTGATCGTGATCGCTCGCGGTTTGTTCGCTGGATATGTGGTGATCCTTTTCTCCATGGTATTGCTGGAAACTCGTCTGCTGTTTCCGGCGGCCTATCGCGAAGCTACCCCGGCTGCCGAATCGCTGCCGACCGCGTGGTCTTACTCGGCGGCCGACGGCACAACGATTGTCGGACAATTGATCGAGAGGCCTGACGCCGAACGCACCGTGCTTTTTTTTCACGGCAACGGGACCTACGCGAGTCGACAGATTCCCTGGCTAGAGCAACTCAGCGTCGCTTGGAATGCTAACGTGGTCGCGGCCGAATATCGCAGCTTTGTCGATGACTCGATCACTCCTTCGGAAGCGAACCTCGTTTCCGACGCGATCTCAGCCTTCGACGCGACCTGTGATCACTTCCAAATCGAACCCGAGCAGCTGATTGTTTTTGGACGGTCCCTTGGTGGTGGATGCGCCGCGGCGGTCGCACAACGTCGGACGCTTGAAAAATTGGTCTTGGATCGAACGTTTGATTCGGCCGCCAGTGTCGCCGCAAGCCGTTATCCGTTTATCCCAGTTCGATTACTGATGCGCAACTCGTTTGATTCGGCAAAACGCTTGCGAGAATTTCAAGGCACGGTCATTCAAATTCATGGGCCGATTGATCGCGTCGTTCCATACCGACACGGCCGACAACTTCACGAGCAACTGCAGTCCGACGACAAGCATTTCATCACCGTGGATGGCTTGGGACATCTTGATGCGATGCCGGATGCGACGCTCGCCGAAACACGTGGCTATCTAACGTTGAACGAAGCAGCATTGACTACTGAATGA